The genomic window CGAGCGCCTGGACGGCCTCGCGCACCGTATTTCGGCCGGTGCCGGTTAGCTCGGTGAGCTCCGGCTCGGTCGGGATGCGGGAGCCGATAGCCCAACGGCCGGAACGGATTTCGGCACGCAGCTGTTCGGTTACCTGGGCGATGAGGCTGGTGCGCCGGACGGGTTGCACCGGAACAGAGTACCGCCCGTCACAAATTGTTGCCGACGATCATCGGGTCATCCTATGATTTCTCGGTGACAGCGACCCTCTCGAACACCGCGACCCGTCAGGATTCCGCCGCTCTCGAGCAGCGCAAGCGCGCGCTGGTAGAGGGTCGACTGCTCGTCCTCACCGCGATCGTGATGTCCGCACTGGTGCTGCGGGTCGCCGTCACCGCGTTCAGCCCGCTTGCCGAGCGCATCGGCGCGGATATCGGCTACTCGACCGCGGTCGTCGGTGTCTTCGGCATGATCCCGACCGCGATGTTCGCCCTCTCGGGCCTGCTGACCCCGATCCTGGTGCGTCGCCTCGGCCTGGAACGCACCGCGCTGACCGCCATGCTGATGGCCGGCCTCGGCATGCTGATCCGGGCCATGACGCACGGCACCGCCGAACTGCTGATCTTCTCCGCGCTAGCGCTCGGCGGCATGGGCATCGGCAACGTGGTGATCCCGCCGTTGGTCAAGCGGTATTTCCCGGACCGGCTGGCGGTCATCAGTTCCCTCTACATCACCATGGTGCAGCTCGGCACCGTGGTGCCCGCGCTGATCGCCGTCCCGGTGGCGGAGGCGCACGGCTGGCGGATCTCGATCGGTCTGTGGGCGCTGCTCGGCTTCGCCGCCGCGCTGCCCTGGATCAAAGTGCTGCGCGATCGGCGTGGTCGCGACATCGCCGACACCACGGGTTTGCCCGCCGAAGGCGCCGAGTCCGTGGGCCGGGTCTGGCGTTCGCCGGTCGCCTGGGGCATGGCGGGCATGTTCGGCATGACCTCGCTGACCACCTACGCGATCTTCGCCTGGCTGCCCAAGATCCTCAGCGAAGCGGGCGCGAGCGCGGCGTTCGGCGGCACCATGGTGGGACTGTTCGCCCTGGTCGGTCTGGTGGCCGCGCTCTCGGCGCCGACGATCGTCGCCCGCTTCCGCAATCCGTTCCCCGTTGTCGTCGGCTGCGCGGCCTTGTTCTTCACCGCCTTCGCGGGCCTGCTGATCGCGCCGATGAGCGCGCCCGTGCTGTGGGTGGTGATCCTCGGCCTCGGCCCGAGCACCTTCCCGATGGCGCTCACCCTCATCAATCTGCGCACCAAGACCCCGCGCGGCTCGGCGGCGCTGTCCGGC from Nocardia bhagyanarayanae includes these protein-coding regions:
- a CDS encoding CynX/NimT family MFS transporter is translated as MTATLSNTATRQDSAALEQRKRALVEGRLLVLTAIVMSALVLRVAVTAFSPLAERIGADIGYSTAVVGVFGMIPTAMFALSGLLTPILVRRLGLERTALTAMLMAGLGMLIRAMTHGTAELLIFSALALGGMGIGNVVIPPLVKRYFPDRLAVISSLYITMVQLGTVVPALIAVPVAEAHGWRISIGLWALLGFAAALPWIKVLRDRRGRDIADTTGLPAEGAESVGRVWRSPVAWGMAGMFGMTSLTTYAIFAWLPKILSEAGASAAFGGTMVGLFALVGLVAALSAPTIVARFRNPFPVVVGCAALFFTAFAGLLIAPMSAPVLWVVILGLGPSTFPMALTLINLRTKTPRGSAALSGFTQGVGYAVACAGPLLFGMLHTATGGWLAPFAMLSVAVLVLLAGAWQACKPRMLEDTWN